A single genomic interval of Spinacia oleracea cultivar Varoflay chromosome 6, BTI_SOV_V1, whole genome shotgun sequence harbors:
- the LOC110796498 gene encoding uncharacterized protein: MATNACVQQHDDYFDAVEELSSESDSLSDDSEGSTFELQQVHTNQEFHSSHYDFWCGNPKSIDERRDDFIRKTGFVLDRCQTAREGPDETNNEHGDGNDLSGNNSHEVSVNEDFQNLLLRIQRLDDGRRRRSLDNVDEVEDDDDDEGMHRKVDEVGSSKVYESDEFQETFGSSSTLMQHFMRESADDIAQQCKRKDECKELGWLKRLSFKAANMFHNNKDKENKETFHNSRKLFGSRSPRVRVHSHKKWSKELSSLYHKQEFPAHKGSILCMKFSHDGQYLATGGEDGILKVWNIVEEERMTDLDLLSFSVISAGLNVSVNGIPKLASLLRFKEEARVMNKVKKSGDSGGDGIMVPRKVFRIVETPCHEFYGHEGEIPDISWSKNGRLLSSSVDNTVRLWKVGRNKCIRVFPHNDFVTCAQFNPVDDNYFISGSIDGKVRVWDVRRCQVLDWIDIKEIVTAICYRPDGKGGIVGSMVGNCSFFDITDDDFFRRVFIHVRDKKTLTCKRITSFQFSPSNPSEVVVSTTDSVVRILKESDIICKLRGSVPLIDRGSQVFASFTADGKHIISATDDSNVYIWNYVNNERARNRKSKNLWSFESFLSPNALIALPWHGITSTSTLPSTTTRHPSTPRHTPESSAPRGNYRSVSHANGVPSQRHTQESSLPRGNYRSVIHDDGVPLPRHTHESFVQKSNYHSVSHDDEVPLPKHTQESSIQRSNYRSVSHYGGLPSARNTRESSIPRGNYRSVSHVDRVPLPRLSIPRGYYRSVSHVDRVSSSRNTQESYDPRGDYHSVSHDDGMPSQRHNQESPVPWGNYRSVSHVDKAPSTKSTKESSVPRENYRSASHDNGVRSPQHTQESDVPRGNYRSVNHVERAPLPRNTQESSVPRGYYRSMSHVDRAPLTRNTKESFVPMENYHSVSHDDGVRSPQHTHKSPVPRGNYRSVSHVDRVPSPRNTHESSVPWGSYRTVSHTDRVPSPRHTEESSVPRGKYRSLSHDDGVPSPGHTPESSVPRGNFRSVSHDGVPSTALSPAMGDVDYEFLRNVCESILSGSHMWGLVIVTGGKDGHIRTYHNYGLPVRYPTGKSLKSSFSLSNIRNRCRENCGNSVSSSSFSR; the protein is encoded by the exons ATGGCTACTAATGCATGCGTACAACAACATGATGATTATTTTGATGCTGTGGAAGAACTTTCTTCAGAATCTGATAGTTTATCAGATGATTCTGAGGGCTCAACTTTTGAACTTCAACAAGTTCATACCAATCAAGAATTTCATAGCTCACACTATGATTTCTGGTGTGGAAATCCCAAAAGTATTGATGAACGACGTGATGATTTTATAAGAAAGACGGGTTTTGTTTTAGATCGGTGCCAAACTGCAAGAGAAGGGCCTGATGAAACTAATAACGAGCATGGTGATGGGAACGATTTGTCTGGTAATAATAGCCATGAGGTTTCAGTAAATGAAGATTTTCAGAATCTGTTACTGAGAATTCAGAGGTTGGATgatggaagaagaagaagaagcttggataatgtagatgaggttgaagatgatgatgatgatgaaggaATGCATAGGAAAGTTGATGAAGTTGGTTCTTCAAAAGTCTATGAATCAGATGAGTTTCAGGAAACATTTGGATCATCATCTACTCTCATGCAACACTTCATGAGAGAATCAGCAGATGATATCGCGCAGCAGTGTAAGAGGAAAGACGAATGCAAGGAATTAGGCTGGTTAAAAAGACTTAGCTTCAAAGCCGCAAATATGTTCCATAATAATAAAGATAAAGAAAACAAGGAGACGTTTCATAACAGTAGAAAACTTTTCGGGTCAAGAAGCCCGAGAGTTCGTGTTCATTCTCATAAGAAATGGTCAAAGGAGTTATCTTCTTTGTATCATAAACAGGAATTTCCTGCTCATAAAGGGTCAATATTGTGTATGAAATTCAGTCATGATGGACAGTATCTTGCAACTGGTGGTGAAGATGGGATTTTGAAAGTATGGAATATAGTTGAGGAAGAAAGGATGACTGATTTAGATCTTTTGAGTTTCAGTGTTATTTCTGCAGGTTTGAATGTTTCTGTAAATGGTATACCAAAGTTGGCTTCATTACTTAGGTTTAAAGAAGAAGCTAGAGTGATGAATAAGGTGAAGAAATCTGGGGATTCAGGTGGTGATGGTATTATGGTTCCTCGAAAAGTGTTTAGGATTGTGGAGACGCCGTGTCATGAGTTTTATGGACATGAGGGTGAGATCCCTGATATCTCATGGTCTAAGAATGGG CGTCTGTTGTCATCCTCAGTTGATAACACAGTGCGCTTGTGGAAAGTCGGACGTAACAAATGTATAAGAGTTTTTCCTCACAATGATTTTG TAACTTGTGCACAGTTCAACCCAGTAGATGATAACTACTTCATCAGTGGTTCTATAGATGGAAAAGTCCGTGTTTGGGATGTTCGAAGATGTCAAGTTCTTGACTGGATTGATATCAAGGAAATCGTCACTGCAATTTGCTATCGACCTGATGGAAAG GGTGGTATTGTTGGTTCTATGGTCGGAAATTGCTCCTTTTTCGACATTACAG ATGATGATTTTTTCCGCAGGGTATTTATACATGTGCGAGATAAGAAGACGTTAACTTGCAAGAGAATAACTAGTTTCCAG TTCTCTCCAAGTAACCCAAGCGAAGTAGTCGTTAGCACGACTGACTCTGTAGTCCGAATTCTTAAAGAATCTGATATCATCTGCAAACTCAGAG GTTCCGTTCCACTAATTGATCGAGGAAGCCAAGTATTCGCTTCTTTCACTGCAGACGGGAAACACATTATTTCAGCAACTGATGATTCAAATGTATACATCTGGAATTATGTTAACAATGAGAGAGCTAGAAACCGCAAATCAAAAAACTTATGGTCTTTTGAGAGTTTCTTATCACCCAATGCTCTGATAGCATTACCTTGGCATGGTATTACATCTACCTCAACACTACCATCTACAACAACTAGACACCCTAGTACACCAAGACATACCCCGGAATCCTCTGCTCCAAGGGGCAACTATCGTTCTGTGAGCCATGCTAATGGAGTGCCATCACAAAGACATACTCAGGAATCCTCCCTTCCAAGGGGTAACTATCGTTCTGTGATCCATGATGATGGTGTGCCATTGCCAAGACATACCCATGAATCCTTTGTTCAGAAGAGCAACTATCATTCTGTGAGCCATGATGATGAAGTGCCATTGCCAAAACATACCCAGGAATCCTCTATTCAAAGGAGCAACTATCGTTCTGTGAGCCATTATGGTGGATTGCCATCGGCAAGAAATACCCGGGAATCATCTATTCCAAGGGGCAACTATCGTTCTGTGAGTCATGTCGATAGAGTGCCATTGCCAAGATTATCTATTCCAAGGGGTTACTATCGTTCTGTGAGCCATGTTGATAGAGTGTCATCATCGAGAAATACCCAGGAATCATATGATCCAAGGGGAGACTACCATTCTGTGAGCCATGATGATGGAATGCCATCGCAACGGCATAACCAGGAATCCCCTGTTCCATGGGGCAACTATCGTTCTGTGAGCCATGTTGATAAAGCTCCATCGACAAAAAGTACCAAGGAATCATCTGTTCCAAGGGAAAACTACCGTTCCGCGAGCCATGATAACGGAGTGCGATCACCACAACATACCCAGGAATCCGATGTTCCAAGGGGCAACTATCGTTCTGTGAACCATGTTGAAAGAGCGCCATTGCCAAGAAATACCCAGGAATCATCTGTTCCGAGGGGCTACTATCGTTCTATGAGTCATGTTGATAGAGCGCCATTGACAAGAAATACCAAGGAATCATTTGTTCCAATGGAAAACTACCATTCCGTGAGCCATGATGACGGAGTGCGATCGCCACAACATACCCACAAATCCCCTGTTCCAAGGGGCAACTATCGTTCTGTGAGCCATGTTGATAGAGTGCCATCGCCAAGGAATACCCATGAATCATCTGTTCCATGGGGCAGCTATCGTACTGTGAGCCATACTGATAGAGTGCCATCGCCAAGACATACCGAGGAATCATCTGTTCCAAGGGGAAAATACCGTTCTCTGAGCCACGATGATGGAGTGCCATCGCCAGGACATACCCCGGAGTCCTCTGTTCCAAGGGGCAATTTCCGGTCTGTGAGCCATGATGGAGTGCCATCAACCGCTCTTTCGCCTGCCATGGGTGACGTTGATTACGAGTTCTTGAGAAACGTATGTGAGAGTATCTTAAGTGGTTCTCACATGTGGGGGCTTGTGATAGTAACCGGAGGTAAAGACGGTCATATTAGAACGTATCACAATTACGGACTACCCGTTCGATATCCCACAGGGAAGTCTCTGAAATCATCGTTCTCCCTTTCTAATATCAGAAACCGTTGCAGAGAAAACTGTGGCAACTCAGTAAGCTCAAGTAGTTTTAGTCGATAA
- the LOC110796507 gene encoding uncharacterized protein produces the protein MSALIPETSRRLITPESIRSAAKQSSKCLVIPIRLRRAIEKYLQEQDMAHMKKKVLRLTASFAEIKDVNRLLPLSVSKELVEDPFKSMEQSKRWKNKSEYGDIGLTYTDNETVAYIATRMPAVYSACFRILREIKRRVPDFSPVKVLDFGSGTGSSYWALREIWPRSIERINLIDPSQSMQRAGVSLLRDIKSLPLVRSYDKIQSLTKDIKKSERAHDLVIASYVLGEIPSLKDRIAIVRQLWGLTRDMLVLVEPGTPEGSNIVSQMRSHILWMEKRKLRKRKETSDGVSKNSGASKDGAFVIAPCPHDGPCPLAKTGKFCHFVQRLERTESQRAFKRSSGGSLRGFEDEKFSYVVLRRGKRPQEPWPLDGIKFETFKELRAKRKSEDLEIDYEDQFELETDEIESSNTNPSYDSDATESDTVTDHEDDEEVEESSGLADLGSGWGRIIFMPQKRGRRVEMDVCRSTKRDGSEGSFDHLVFTRAKNPTLHLQARKSLWGDLWPL, from the exons ATGTCGGCGTTAATACCGGAAACCTCCCGTCGACTAATCACACCGGAAAGTATCCGTTCGGCGGCGAAACAGTCGTCAAAATGCCTCGTCATCCCTATCCGCCTCCGCCGCGCCATTGAAAAGTACCTCCAAG AGCAAGACATGGCACACATGAAGAAGAAAGTGCTGAGATTAACAGCATCATTTGCGGAAATTAAGGATGTAAATCGGCTGCTTCCATTGTCGGTATCAAAGGAGCTTGTTGAGGATCCATTTAAGTCGATGGAGCAATCAAAGAGGTGGAAAAACAAGAGTGAATATGGTGATATTGGATTAACTTATACAGATAATGAAACTGTTGCTTACATTGCAACTCGAATGCCTGCTGTTTACTCTGCTTGTTTTAGAATCCTGCGTGAG ATAAAAAGAAGGGTGCCTGATTTTTCTCCTGTTAAAGTGTTGGACTTTGGGTCTGGTACTGGTTCATCTTATTG GGCTTTGAGAGAAATTTGGCCACGGTCAATAGAACGGATCAATTTGATTGATCCCTCACAATCAATGCAACGTGCTGGCGTTAGTCTTTTACGAG ATATCAAGAGTTTGCCACTCGTTCGCAGCTACGATAAAATTCAATCCCTAACTAAAGATATCAAGAAGTCTGAAAGGGCACATGACCTTGTCATTGCT TCCTATGTTCTTGGAGAGATTCCATCACTGAAGGATAGGATTGCTATAGTGCGTCAACTTTGGGGTCTTACTCGAGATATGCTG GTACTTGTTGAACCAGGCACACCTGAAGGGTCAAATATTGTATCTCAGATGCGATCACATATTTTATGGATGGAGAAGAGG AAATTGCGTAAACGTAAAGAAACATCAGATGGCGTTTCGAAAAACTCAGGAGCTTCTAAGGATGGTGCATTTGTAATTGCTCCT TGTCCACATGACGGACCTTGTCCGCTGGCAAAGACTGGAAAATTTTGTCATTTTGTTCAACGATTAGAGAGAACGGAGTCTCAACGTGCATTTAAG AGATCAAGCGGTGGATCTTTACGTGGCTTCGAGGATGAGAAATTTTCGTATGTTGTATTGCGACGAGGAAAAAGACCGCA GGAGCCCTGGCCTCTTGATGGAATAAAGTTTGAGACCTTTAAAGAACTACGTGCCAAAAGGAAATCTGAGGATCTTGAAATTGACTATG AGGACCAATTTGAGCTCGAAACTGATGAGATTGAATCCTCCAACACCAATCCTTCGTACGATTCTGATGCAACAGAATCTGATACGGTTACTGACCACGAGGACGACGAGGAAGTAGAGGAATCATCAGGTCTTGCAGATTTGGGAAGTGGGTGGGGTAGAATAATTTTCATGCCTCAAAAAAGAGGTAGACGTGTTGAAATGGATGTATGCAGGTCTACCAAGCGTGATGGTTCAGAAGGCTCATTTGACCATTTGGTCTTTACACGGGCAAAAAATCCAACTTTACATCTTCAGGCCCGGAAGTCTTTGTGGGGGGATTTGTGGCCTTTGTAG